Part of the Candidatus Poribacteria bacterium genome, TTGTATCAGTCCCCGATTTTTTTGTCAAAGGAAAAGTAGGGATCCTCTGTAGGAGGGAACTCCGATTCCCGACTCTAACGCTTCTGTACCGCAAACTTTCCAGTTTGCGTCCTAAAACCGCCACTCTCCTCAACCCGCCTCTTACTAACCATTTCCCGCTGGCGAGGTTTCTAACCTCACCTTCTGATTAATCATAGAAACCATTCTTGTAGAAGCGGCCTCCCGGTCGCGATTTTTCAACTTAAAAACCCGAAAACTGAATAGCCCTAATAACTTATGCGTCTGTGTTGACATATATCTTTTTTCGTGATAGATTGTGGTGATGATGGAGAAGTCCCCTTAGGATAACGCCAGTTTGAAAATACATCTGTAGGTGTTTTTGCTTGGGTGTTTCCCCTAGGTAGAGCGGTAAATACACCGAAAACGTTTTTCAAGACACTTTCTGGGTCAATAACGGTAGCGAAATCCAACGTGACACTTTTATCAAACTCACGTTTAGGATAGATAAGAAGGCGAGTCTTCCCGTCTGAAAATTAGCACGAAAACGAAACCTGCAACAACGGCGCAGGTGAATAAACGAAAAGGCACTTCAAACATAGAACCGATCTGACCGAACCGCAAGGAAAATTAAAATAATGACGTTTGATACAATTATTGCAGGCGGAAACATCGTTGACGGAACAGGTAAACGGGAACCCTTTATCGCAGATATCGGTATTCAAGGGGACGAAATTGCCGCTATCGGTGATCTCTCGGAAGCAGAAACACCTCGTCGAATTTCTGCAGAGCGACAGGTTGTCTGNNNNNNNNNNNNNNNNNNNNNNNNNNNNNNNNNNNNNNNNNNNNNNNNNNNNNNNNNNNNNNNNNNNNNNNNNNNNNNNNNNNNNNNNNNNNNNNNNNNNNNNNNNNNNNNNNNNNNNNNNNNNNNNGAGATGTGGCACTACACGCAGTTCGCGTATGGCGATGCGAAAGTCCCACTCAACTGGCAAACACCAGATGCATATCTCGGTATGTTCGACGGGCGGATCCCAGCGAACCTCTACCCGCAAGTGCCACACTGTGCTGTTCGTCTCGGTGCGATGGGGTGGGAGCCGCGCCCGGCAACTGCCGATGAGTTGAAAGTGATGGAACGCACAACACGTGAATGGTTAGAGGCGGGTGCGTGCTGTCTCTGCTTAGGACTGGATTATCAACCCTCCGCGAATGCCGATTTGCACGAACTGGTACATCTCTCAAAAATTGCGGCGGCTTACGATGCCATCTACGCCGCGCACATCCGCTACCGTATCCTCGGTAGAAAACAAGCGTGGGAGGAGACGATTGAGATTGCGCAACGTGCCGAAATTCCTGTGCATATCTCACACGAGCGCGTTGACGATGAAGCCGCCGACGTACTTGAACGGGTAGAGAAAGAACAGATAGATTTGACGTTTGAATCCTATCTCTATCCCGCCGGCATGACGCATCTCGCCATGATGCTCCCAATGGAATATCAGACCGGCGCGCCTGTTGACATGTTGGGACACTTGGAAAACCCCGAAGTCCGAGAAGAATCGATCTCGTACTTGCGAGGAGAATTACGCGGCGGCAACCAGATCGTCGGTTACAACCGATCGGGTAGATTTATCGGAATGACGCTCGCTGAAGCCGCTGAAAGCGAAGGTAAATCTCATGAAGAATTCGCCTTCGATTTCATTCAGGGCAACCCCGCCTGAAGAGAATGAACGCATTTTGAACCGCACGGCGAGCCATCCGCGCATGATGATTGCCAGCGATGGTGTTTACAACATTCCGCATCCACATCCACGGAGTTACGGGTGCTTCGTGCAATATCTCGGCAAATTCGTGCGCGAACGCCAGTTGATTTCATTGAAAGAAGCCGTCTATAAAATGAGCGGTTTTCCCGCTGAACGCTTTCGACTCTCCGATCGCGGACGGATTGATCGAGGACTTGCCGCGGA contains:
- a CDS encoding D-aminoacylase, with amino-acid sequence MKNSPSISFRATPPEENERILNRTASHPRMMIASDGVYNIPHPHPRSYGCFVQYLGKFVRERQLISLKEAVYKMSGFPAERFRLSDRGRIDRGLAA